The Apis mellifera strain DH4 linkage group LG3, Amel_HAv3.1, whole genome shotgun sequence genome includes the window TTTGTAGCTTAACTTTAAGCCTTGCTTCGATAAAACATCTTCGTAAAAGTTtcgttttattctattttatttttctttttttttttctttcttgcttTGATCATAGACAACTATAAAAGTACACTTTCGTTACTCTGACATTATATTTTCGCTTCCTTTTTGGTTATTCTGCAAATTCATTGCAGctgaaacattattaattattataaatataatattgataatttttttaaatatttaatattgatgaaaaataataaataccagTAGACTACATAGCGTTTTCTTGAtgattcttttgaaataatatagtttCTTCAAAGATATATTGTTTCAATACTTCTTTTGGAAGATCATCTAATTCCATGTCAAACTTAAATGGTTCTTCTGCAACCGGCTAAAAATTGagtatgttataaaattattttatagtatttgtctaaatattgtataatgtctaataatagaaaatatacttCATCAGCAGGATCATAATATTGCTCTAAATAAGGATGTGCTAGAGCATCCTCTACAACAATCCGTTTGTTAGGATTAAATGTTAACATTTTATCTAACAAATCTAAAGCTCGCAAATCGGCATTTGGAAATAAACTTGTCCATGGAACCTTTGGTTTATATGGTAATGATTGAAGATAATTTCGtgcctaaaataatattttataattatatgtatattttattaatataatgatataaaagaaaattaaacataaaaaaatgattaatacttTTTCGTTTATAATACACTCAAGATCCTCAGGGGATGGCGATCCAAGGACTCCCAATATATGATTTAGTTGATCTAAATAGTGTTTACCAGGAAATATTGCTCTTCTGGAAAGCATTTCTGCAAGAATGCAACCAACTGACCAAATATCTATAGACTTAGTATAgccctgtaaaaaaaaataataaaacataaaatctattatatttattttaaaatattttaaaatttattctaaaattattctaaaattctaaattaaaatgattcaaattctattattcatttacCTTGGAATTAAGCATTATTTCTGGAGCTCTATACCACCTTGTTGCTACATATTCAGTAAGAAAACCAGCATGATTATGCTCTGGATCAGCAACTCTAGCTAAACCAAAATCACAGATTTTAAGGTCACATGTGGTATTTAATAGCAAGTTGCTTGGTTTCAAGTCTCTATGTAATACATTTGCAGAGTGAATATACTTTAATCCCCTTAATATTTGgtaaagaaaataacatatatgatCATTACTAATAGCCTGAAATTAATGAAcgagttttaaatatatatcgatattttttttataatttcatttattaatattaactatgTTAACCTGTGTTTTAAGAAGTTTATAGAGATCAGTTTCCATTAGACATTGAACAATATATACATCTTTCATTTGTTCTATAGTAGGTGCCCTTAATATATCTCttatatctattatctaaAAAAGGAAGTGtaaaatcaacaaattttattaattatatttaataagctGATAAATTACTTACATTTTCATGCTTAAACCtagtcaaaatttttatttcccttaATGTTCTCTGACTATATGTTTGATGTTCAAagggtgaaatttttttaatagctaCCTTTGTTTTTGTTACATTATCATAAGCAGAtctgcaaaattttaaaatgcttaagataattaaaatttttttcattaaattgttttatcatatattcaaaaaaaaaaaaaataaatataatattattaagaaaaataaaatactatacaTAAGATTTGTTTCTTAATCTAAAATCATAATACAGGATATTATTCTacagtatctttttttttatttttaaaatttattttaagtttaaatatattatatttcaacaatatctactcaag containing:
- the LOC409523 gene encoding mitogen-activated protein kinase 1 isoform X1, giving the protein MAGEGSASVNPNCEVVRGQTFEVGPRYTNLSYMGEGAYGMVVSAYDNVTKTKVAIKKISPFEHQTYSQRTLREIKILTRFKHENIIDIRDILRAPTIEQMKDVYIVQCLMETDLYKLLKTQAISNDHICYFLYQILRGLKYIHSANVLHRDLKPSNLLLNTTCDLKICDFGLARVADPEHNHAGFLTEYVATRWYRAPEIMLNSKGYTKSIDIWSVGCILAEMLSRRAIFPGKHYLDQLNHILGVLGSPSPEDLECIINEKARNYLQSLPYKPKVPWTSLFPNADLRALDLLDKMLTFNPNKRIVVEDALAHPYLEQYYDPADEPVAEEPFKFDMELDDLPKEVLKQYIFEETILFQKNHQENAM
- the LOC409523 gene encoding mitogen-activated protein kinase 1 isoform X2 encodes the protein MKDVYIVQCLMETDLYKLLKTQAISNDHICYFLYQILRGLKYIHSANVLHRDLKPSNLLLNTTCDLKICDFGLARVADPEHNHAGFLTEYVATRWYRAPEIMLNSKGYTKSIDIWSVGCILAEMLSRRAIFPGKHYLDQLNHILGVLGSPSPEDLECIINEKARNYLQSLPYKPKVPWTSLFPNADLRALDLLDKMLTFNPNKRIVVEDALAHPYLEQYYDPADEPVAEEPFKFDMELDDLPKEVLKQYIFEETILFQKNHQENAM